CTACGTTACCTGTGTACTTTAGTTGCTCTGATACTGCTTTCTCAGCAGTAGAAGCTGACGCCAAAACCTGTGAATCAGGACTAATTACCTGAGCATAGGTGTGACGTGGTGTACGATGTACAACCAGACGGTTGACGCCCAGCTCTTGGATCTTCTTACGGGCGCGTAGTGCGCGGCGTAAGCGAGATGTTTTCTTATCCATATCGCGTTACCTACTTCTTTTTAGCCTCTTTACGACGTACTTGCTCATCGGTATAACGAACACCCTTGCCCTTATAAGGCTCTGGTGGACGATATCCGCGAATCTCAGCTGCTACTTGACCAACTAACTGCTTATCTGTACCCGTAAGTACGATTTCAGTTTGTGAAGGACATGCTGCTGTTACGCCGTCTGGAAGTTTGTGAACTACAGGGTGTGAGAAACCTAAAGTCAGGTCAATGTCTTTACCGACAAGCTTAGCTCGGTAACCAACACCAACTAGAGTTAGTTTTTTCTCAAAACCAGCTGTTACACCAACAACCATATTATTGATTAAAGCTCGAGCTGTACCCGCTTGAGCAGCATTTTTTGCTGATTCAATTGGGCTACACTTGATTTCATTGTCTTCAACGACAACTGAAACTTCGGTGTTAATTACTCGAGTCAAACTACCTTTAGTACCTTTTACGGTGATAGTTTGTTCGTTTAAAGTCACTTCTACGTCTGCAGGAATAGCGACTGGTGCTTTTGCGACACGAGACATGGCTAGCTCCTTATGCTACGTAGCAGATAACTTCCCCACCCATGCCATTTTGGCGGGCGGTACGATCAGTCATCAAACCTTTAGAAGTGGATACGATTGCGACACCCAGTCCGCCCATCACTCTTGGAAGTTCGTCTTTACCTTTGTAAATACGAAGACCAGGACGGCTGACGCGCTGGATAGTCTCAACGACTGGTTGACCTTGGAAATACTTAAGAGTGATTTCCAGAGTCGCTTTGACTTCATCTGCTACGGCGTAGTCAGTGATATAACCTTCTTCTTTAAGTGTCTGTGCAATAGCAACTTTCAACTTATTAGAAGGCATAGATACTGATACTTTGTTAGCAGCTTGGCCATTACGAATACGTGTTAACATATCCGCTATAGGATCTTGCATGCTCATATTAGCTTACTCCGTGACAAGTGCTTACCAGCTGGCCTTGCGTAGACCAGGAACTTCACCGCGCATAGTTGCTTCACGTAATTTGATACGGCTAAGGCCGAATTTACGTAAGAAACCATGTGGGCGACCAGTTATACTACAGCGATTGCGCTGACGCGCTGCGCTAGAGTCACGAGGTAGACCTTGCAACTTAAGAACCGCATCCCAACGCTCTTCATCTGAAGAAGCTGAGCTGCTAATGATAGCCTTAAGAGCTTGACGCTTTTCAGCGAACTTAGCCACGAGCTTGGCACGTTTTAATTCACGTGCTTTCATTGAACTTTTTGCCATTACGCTACCCTTATTTCTTGAATGGGAAGTTGAAGCCTTCGAGCAGAGCTCGGCCTTCTTCATCATTCTTCGCAGAAGTAGTGATCACAACATCCATACCACGGATTTTATCGATTTTATCGTACTCGATTTCCGGGAAGATGATCTGCTCACGTACACCCATCGCGTAGTTACCACGGCCATCAAACGACTTAGCGCTCAGACCACGGAAATCACGGATACGCGGGATTGCGATATCAACTAAACGCTCTAAGAATTCCCACATACGCTCACCGCGCAGTGTAACCTTACAGCCTATCGGGTAGCCATCACGGATTTTAAAACCAGCCACTGACTTACGTGCAACAGTCACTACTGGCTTTTGACCAGCGATAGCAGTCATGTCACGGAGCGCATGCTCCATAACTTTCTTATCTGCTACTGCTTCGCCAAC
This portion of the Shewanella violacea DSS12 genome encodes:
- the rplR gene encoding 50S ribosomal protein L18; its protein translation is MDKKTSRLRRALRARKKIQELGVNRLVVHRTPRHTYAQVISPDSQVLASASTAEKAVSEQLKYTGNVDAAKVVGKTVAERAIEKGVTVVAFDRSGFKYHGRVAALADAAREAGLKF
- the rplF gene encoding 50S ribosomal protein L6, producing the protein MSRVAKAPVAIPADVEVTLNEQTITVKGTKGSLTRVINTEVSVVVEDNEIKCSPIESAKNAAQAGTARALINNMVVGVTAGFEKKLTLVGVGYRAKLVGKDIDLTLGFSHPVVHKLPDGVTAACPSQTEIVLTGTDKQLVGQVAAEIRGYRPPEPYKGKGVRYTDEQVRRKEAKKK
- the rpsH gene encoding 30S ribosomal protein S8: MSMQDPIADMLTRIRNGQAANKVSVSMPSNKLKVAIAQTLKEEGYITDYAVADEVKATLEITLKYFQGQPVVETIQRVSRPGLRIYKGKDELPRVMGGLGVAIVSTSKGLMTDRTARQNGMGGEVICYVA
- the rpsN gene encoding 30S ribosomal protein S14, with the translated sequence MAKSSMKARELKRAKLVAKFAEKRQALKAIISSSASSDEERWDAVLKLQGLPRDSSAARQRNRCSITGRPHGFLRKFGLSRIKLREATMRGEVPGLRKASW
- the rplE gene encoding 50S ribosomal protein L5 gives rise to the protein MAKLHDKYQETVSPELVKKFGYTSVMQVPRIEKITLNMGVGEAVADKKVMEHALRDMTAIAGQKPVVTVARKSVAGFKIRDGYPIGCKVTLRGERMWEFLERLVDIAIPRIRDFRGLSAKSFDGRGNYAMGVREQIIFPEIEYDKIDKIRGMDVVITTSAKNDEEGRALLEGFNFPFKK